A portion of the Paenibacillus hamazuiensis genome contains these proteins:
- a CDS encoding DEAD/DEAH box helicase, producing the protein MKAWLYAIAGPREWHWRISLDMNADLDYWFERSGEQAEIRWLEPSVSFGQAVELKAALGRQGGVDRDEEHKLLTAVQHAAKRISLPENLIRHMTMRRSAYPPGEAMTGRAAAEMKAFRQCMQGRSLYYEEIVQLIGFYGGLREIPARPKYFIQRGYLEGWLDLEQGIFAKPKTWWARLTGRSERVCRRCGGSEHLFYTECLFCETLCPYCEQCLNMGKIRYCSPLVSVKRESAVREPVPVQDLTVYTDSWGLSDIQADASGEALRFLAETTGTSVTSEPRRFLIWAVTGAGKTEMIFPLIAFELSHGGRVLVTTPRKDVVLELEPRLSRAFHDIKVVTLYGGSKERWERGELTIATTHQLLRFAEAFDLIIIDEIDAFPYHNNPMLEHAARRALVPGGSYIYLSATPPEPLQKAVRRRDVACARVPARYHRHPLPVPKILTVKPLRMLLKNRSIPSSLLNAMKSSINRGAQLFIFVPKIQLVDPLVSLLRTYFPGLPIEGTSSKDEGRGAKVVQFRATDVRMLVTTTILERGVTIPKSDVIILDADAPIFDSAALVQMAGRAGRSKDDPAGNVYFARQEKTAAQVKAIKQITDMNKIAWKKGYLLLRGGKEG; encoded by the coding sequence ATGAAGGCATGGCTTTATGCGATTGCCGGACCGCGGGAATGGCACTGGCGTATCAGCCTGGACATGAATGCGGATCTGGATTATTGGTTCGAACGGTCGGGTGAGCAAGCGGAAATCCGATGGTTGGAACCGTCCGTTTCATTCGGACAAGCCGTAGAGTTGAAAGCGGCGCTCGGAAGACAAGGCGGGGTTGATCGGGATGAAGAACATAAGCTGCTGACGGCGGTTCAACATGCGGCTAAACGAATTTCGTTACCGGAGAACTTAATTCGCCACATGACAATGCGGCGTAGCGCATATCCACCTGGGGAAGCTATGACCGGACGAGCTGCTGCCGAAATGAAAGCGTTCCGGCAGTGCATGCAGGGAAGGTCGCTGTACTACGAAGAGATCGTGCAGCTGATCGGCTTTTACGGCGGTTTGCGTGAAATCCCCGCTCGTCCGAAGTATTTCATCCAGCGAGGATACCTGGAGGGCTGGCTCGATCTCGAGCAGGGCATTTTCGCAAAGCCAAAAACGTGGTGGGCGCGTCTGACCGGCCGCTCGGAGCGTGTATGCCGCAGATGCGGCGGCAGTGAGCATCTTTTTTACACGGAATGTCTGTTTTGCGAGACGCTTTGCCCTTATTGCGAGCAATGTCTCAATATGGGAAAAATACGTTACTGCTCCCCGCTCGTTTCGGTCAAAAGAGAGTCTGCCGTTCGGGAACCGGTTCCGGTGCAGGATTTGACCGTCTATACCGATTCGTGGGGATTAAGCGATATTCAAGCGGATGCTTCGGGAGAAGCGCTGCGGTTTCTGGCCGAAACGACCGGCACGTCAGTGACGAGTGAGCCCAGACGTTTTTTAATTTGGGCGGTGACCGGAGCGGGCAAGACGGAGATGATTTTTCCGCTGATCGCTTTTGAGCTCTCGCATGGTGGAAGAGTGCTTGTGACCACGCCGCGCAAAGATGTCGTGCTGGAACTGGAGCCGCGGTTAAGCAGAGCTTTCCACGACATCAAAGTCGTCACGCTGTACGGCGGAAGCAAGGAACGCTGGGAGCGCGGCGAGCTGACAATAGCGACGACGCATCAGCTGCTGCGTTTTGCCGAGGCGTTTGATCTGATCATTATCGATGAAATAGACGCATTTCCGTATCACAACAATCCCATGCTGGAGCATGCCGCCCGAAGAGCATTGGTTCCCGGGGGCTCCTACATATATCTTTCCGCGACACCGCCGGAGCCGCTTCAAAAAGCGGTGCGAAGACGTGACGTTGCTTGTGCCAGAGTACCTGCGCGTTATCACCGGCATCCGCTGCCGGTCCCCAAGATTTTGACCGTCAAACCTCTAAGAATGCTGCTCAAAAACCGGAGTATCCCATCATCTTTGCTGAACGCCATGAAATCATCGATAAACCGTGGGGCGCAGCTGTTTATTTTTGTTCCGAAAATTCAATTGGTCGACCCACTTGTCAGCCTATTGCGCACCTATTTTCCAGGCTTGCCCATAGAAGGCACATCTTCCAAAGACGAGGGGAGAGGCGCTAAAGTCGTGCAATTCCGCGCCACCGATGTTCGCATGCTCGTTACGACCACCATCCTGGAGCGGGGAGTCACGATCCCCAAATCGGATGTGATTATCCTGGATGCGGACGCTCCCATTTTCGATTCGGCCGCGTTAGTGCAAATGGCAGGACGGGCTGGAAGATCGAAGGACGATCCCGCAGGGAACGTATATTTTGCCAGGCAGGAGAAAACCGCGGCCCAGGTGAAAGCAATCAAACAGATAACCGACATGAACAAGATCGCCTGGAAAAAAGGCTACTTGCTTCTCCGCGGCGGAAAGGAGGGGTAG
- a CDS encoding ComF family protein has product MQTDWKKWTSRVFGQAVGRAESWMAPKAYDCLYCRRSYKGKHPLHLCPACAEAIPWIRSVQCGICGRYETCHDCQRRTQTYFVHNRSAVEYNPMMKELLAQYKYRGSERLRHLMGTILLHAFHLHREAAPAEEAVSVITYVPLSVQRLEERGFNQARQLAEDLGMMTGVPVWPFLRRTRHTDKQSFKTRGQRLGDLEGAFILDENFIPAARRLLGRHRLHIMIVDDVYTTGSTLNQCAKTIKEELDCDVFGISWSR; this is encoded by the coding sequence TTGCAGACGGATTGGAAAAAATGGACAAGCCGGGTGTTCGGTCAGGCAGTCGGCCGGGCGGAAAGCTGGATGGCTCCGAAAGCGTATGACTGCCTGTACTGCCGCAGATCGTATAAAGGGAAGCATCCGCTCCATTTGTGCCCCGCATGCGCGGAAGCGATCCCCTGGATTCGCAGCGTGCAGTGCGGCATATGTGGACGTTATGAGACATGCCACGACTGTCAACGACGGACTCAAACCTACTTCGTACATAACCGCAGTGCGGTGGAATACAATCCGATGATGAAGGAACTGCTCGCCCAATATAAATACCGCGGCTCGGAGCGGCTGCGGCACCTGATGGGAACTATTTTGCTTCACGCATTTCATCTGCACCGGGAGGCGGCTCCGGCCGAAGAGGCAGTCAGTGTCATCACCTATGTACCGTTAAGCGTGCAAAGGCTGGAAGAGCGCGGCTTTAACCAGGCACGTCAGCTAGCCGAAGATTTGGGAATGATGACGGGAGTACCTGTTTGGCCTTTTCTGCGAAGGACAAGGCATACGGATAAACAAAGCTTTAAAACAAGAGGACAACGTTTGGGCGATTTGGAAGGAGCTTTTATTCTGGATGAGAATTTCATTCCGGCTGCAAGGCGGCTACTTGGCCGTCACAGATTGCACATTATGATTGTAGACGATGTGTATACGACCGGAAGCACGCTCAATCAATGTGCCAAAACGATAAAGGAAGAGTTAGACTGCGACGTTTTCGGAATCAGTTGGTCCAGGTAA
- a CDS encoding flagellar protein, which translates to MKCINYLREFRECTLQELSEATEVPIRQITRFIREGRISIKNNPNMSLICEVCSTPIREGLMCESCRARLAKDASNLAEDERRRQQLQEERAEKQSFNIRDRLKDRLK; encoded by the coding sequence ATGAAGTGCATCAATTATTTAAGAGAATTCCGCGAATGCACGCTTCAGGAACTGAGCGAAGCGACCGAAGTGCCGATACGGCAAATTACGAGATTTATTCGCGAGGGACGCATCTCCATTAAAAATAACCCCAATATGAGCTTGATTTGCGAAGTATGCAGCACTCCTATCCGCGAAGGGCTCATGTGCGAATCGTGCCGTGCCCGCTTGGCTAAAGATGCCAGTAATCTGGCCGAAGACGAGCGAAGACGACAGCAGCTGCAGGAAGAACGAGCGGAAAAACAGTCTTTTAATATTAGGGACAGACTAAAAGATCGTTTGAAATAA
- the flgM gene encoding flagellar biosynthesis anti-sigma factor FlgM → MMKINGTNRIGNVNEYKKSLESRTANTAGKKDKAKDQVEISATAKELLGSQGTEQAKERIEQLKNSVAAGTYHVEAKKIAEKLLPFIEN, encoded by the coding sequence ATGATGAAAATCAACGGAACAAACCGGATCGGAAATGTGAACGAATATAAGAAGTCCTTGGAGTCGAGAACCGCGAACACCGCCGGCAAAAAAGACAAGGCCAAGGACCAGGTTGAAATTTCCGCTACAGCCAAAGAACTGCTCGGCTCGCAAGGAACGGAACAAGCCAAAGAGCGAATCGAACAACTGAAAAATTCCGTTGCCGCGGGTACTTATCATGTTGAAGCCAAGAAAATTGCAGAGAAGCTGCTCCCTTTTATCGAGAATTGA
- a CDS encoding flagellar protein FlgN, whose protein sequence is MYLPLLFDVMDKLNAVHQELLQLAGEKRQVIVRNEIDQLMQIVAKESKLLKQVTELDRQRIDAIGKYMLEKGFRPNPNVTVSDLMKIIFKAEEKKPLQEAHDQLLQTINELRAINALNQTLIEQSLAFIQYSMDLVLGPDEEAVYHNPQQQNTYGKRNGIFDTRA, encoded by the coding sequence ATGTATTTGCCGTTGTTATTCGATGTGATGGACAAGCTGAATGCAGTACACCAGGAACTGCTCCAACTTGCCGGGGAAAAGCGTCAAGTGATCGTTCGGAATGAGATAGATCAATTGATGCAAATTGTGGCAAAAGAAAGCAAGCTGCTGAAGCAAGTCACGGAGCTGGATCGGCAGCGCATTGACGCCATTGGCAAATACATGTTGGAGAAAGGATTTCGTCCGAATCCGAATGTAACCGTCAGCGACTTGATGAAAATAATTTTCAAAGCTGAAGAAAAGAAACCGCTGCAGGAAGCGCATGATCAACTTTTGCAAACCATTAACGAACTGCGGGCAATCAATGCGTTAAATCAGACGTTGATCGAACAATCACTTGCGTTCATACAGTATTCGATGGATCTGGTACTGGGACCCGACGAAGAGGCGGTTTATCATAATCCGCAACAGCAGAATACCTATGGAAAACGGAACGGGATATTTGATACAAGAGCTTAA
- the flgK gene encoding flagellar hook-associated protein FlgK gives MRSTFGGIEIAKRSLFTQQAALSTTGHNIANANTDGYSRQVVNMVASRPIEYPGIMRSNVPGQMGQGVEFDHINRVREKFLDNQFHNENKNLGDWTVRKDTLDKLEAIVNEPSDTGIRQVIEGFWSAWQELSKSPENTTARVLVKERALSLTDAFNHTSKQLSDLSSDLTENIGAKVNEINSITGQIAKLNEEIYRIEGLGNDANDLRDQRDLLMDDLSKIVNISYTEEDKGYNVKMGNVQLVSGNTNPTIFTQQTLEAAYGKDLNSGEVYGMIYSRDKTVADYQFQLDSMLKALVQGDMKVTIPKGAVMAEGTKLTVVNADGTTTEKTFTGTLEERTVADDTPVIVKGFNGLHQLGYAGSNPPKTGIPFFTLKPGTTEFNAANITVNPDIVNDPSNVSTAMRTFIDTDGVEKVVKGNNDMALLAANVSNIRVNFDPSKTGRPSLTDGTFDEFFRSIVGELGVQSQEATRQATNQQILVEQVQSRRMAVSGVSLDEEMSNMIKFQHAYNAAARALTTFDEMLDKVINGMGVVGR, from the coding sequence ATGCGCTCGACATTTGGCGGCATTGAAATAGCCAAACGCAGCTTGTTTACACAGCAGGCAGCTTTATCGACAACAGGTCATAATATTGCGAACGCGAATACGGATGGGTATTCGCGACAGGTCGTCAATATGGTGGCTTCCCGTCCGATCGAATATCCCGGTATAATGCGAAGCAATGTCCCTGGACAGATGGGACAAGGCGTGGAGTTCGATCATATAAATCGGGTTCGTGAAAAGTTCTTGGACAATCAGTTCCATAATGAAAATAAGAATTTGGGCGATTGGACGGTGCGTAAAGATACGCTGGACAAACTTGAAGCGATCGTCAATGAACCTTCCGATACGGGAATTCGCCAAGTGATCGAAGGTTTCTGGAGTGCTTGGCAGGAGCTCAGCAAATCGCCCGAAAATACAACGGCGCGAGTGCTCGTCAAAGAACGCGCGTTGTCATTGACGGATGCTTTTAATCATACTTCGAAGCAGCTTAGCGATTTGTCGAGCGATTTGACGGAAAATATCGGTGCCAAAGTAAACGAAATTAATTCGATTACCGGACAGATTGCCAAATTGAATGAGGAAATTTACCGGATTGAAGGACTCGGCAATGACGCCAATGATCTTCGGGATCAGCGCGATTTGTTAATGGACGATTTATCGAAGATCGTCAATATTTCCTATACAGAAGAAGATAAAGGCTACAATGTGAAAATGGGAAATGTTCAGCTTGTAAGCGGAAATACGAATCCGACTATATTTACCCAACAAACATTGGAAGCTGCTTATGGAAAGGATTTGAACAGCGGCGAAGTCTACGGCATGATTTATTCCCGGGATAAGACCGTAGCCGACTATCAATTCCAATTGGACTCCATGCTGAAAGCTCTTGTGCAAGGGGATATGAAAGTAACGATTCCTAAAGGCGCAGTCATGGCAGAAGGAACAAAATTGACTGTGGTCAATGCGGACGGAACGACAACGGAGAAGACGTTTACGGGGACGCTGGAGGAGCGCACGGTAGCAGACGATACTCCGGTTATTGTAAAAGGATTTAATGGCCTTCATCAGCTGGGGTATGCCGGTTCCAACCCGCCCAAGACAGGCATCCCATTCTTTACGCTTAAGCCGGGAACGACGGAATTTAATGCTGCCAATATCACGGTGAATCCCGATATTGTAAACGATCCCTCGAACGTGTCTACAGCGATGCGAACTTTTATCGATACGGACGGCGTTGAAAAGGTGGTCAAAGGAAATAACGATATGGCGCTCCTTGCGGCAAACGTAAGCAACATTCGCGTTAATTTTGACCCTTCCAAAACCGGAAGGCCATCGCTGACGGACGGCACATTTGATGAGTTTTTCCGATCTATCGTGGGTGAGCTGGGGGTTCAAAGCCAGGAGGCTACCCGTCAGGCAACGAACCAGCAAATTTTGGTCGAGCAAGTCCAATCCCGGCGAATGGCGGTGAGCGGCGTTTCCTTGGACGAGGAAATGTCGAACATGATCAAGTTTCAGCATGCCTACAATGCTGCGGCACGGGCGCTTACAACGTTTGACGAAATGTTGGATAAGGTTATCAACGGTATGGGCGTTGTTGGACGCTAA
- the flgL gene encoding flagellar hook-associated protein FlgL has product MRVTQGMLNNQLLRNISSNLNRINNHQNQLSTGRTINKPSDNPVGMTFSLRYRSELSVNDQYESNVAGAVSWLEYTDTMLSQSGDVLQRVRELAVQGANGTNPQTALDSIKSEVDQLKAQLVNIANSEFNGKYVFNGQLTDKAPYGQATAAGDTTDSGQINFEIGVGVRISVNVPGNKVFGDPYDPNDPAKANNDNIFRVLDDLSKSLGDGNIPGVEDALGRLDKRMDVFLENRSDVGAKLNRIELAQSRLEDINVNLQSLQSKTEDADISEVITNLKTDENVYQASLSVGAKIISASLVDFLR; this is encoded by the coding sequence ATGCGAGTAACGCAAGGGATGCTCAATAACCAATTATTAAGAAATATAAGTTCCAACTTAAATCGGATTAACAATCATCAAAATCAATTGTCAACCGGCCGCACAATTAATAAGCCTTCGGATAATCCGGTCGGTATGACGTTTTCTTTAAGATACCGCAGCGAGCTCTCAGTTAATGACCAGTATGAGAGTAATGTAGCGGGTGCCGTTTCCTGGCTGGAATATACGGATACGATGTTATCCCAGTCGGGGGATGTTCTGCAGCGTGTAAGGGAACTTGCCGTTCAAGGCGCCAACGGAACCAATCCTCAAACGGCCTTGGACTCCATTAAAAGCGAAGTGGATCAGTTAAAGGCCCAACTCGTTAACATTGCCAATAGCGAATTTAACGGGAAGTATGTGTTTAACGGACAACTGACCGATAAAGCGCCTTATGGTCAAGCAACAGCTGCGGGCGATACCACTGACTCAGGACAAATCAATTTCGAAATCGGAGTCGGAGTTCGTATATCGGTTAATGTTCCGGGGAATAAAGTATTTGGGGATCCGTATGATCCGAACGATCCGGCAAAAGCGAACAACGATAACATATTCAGGGTATTGGATGATCTTTCGAAATCGCTTGGTGACGGGAATATTCCGGGAGTCGAGGATGCTCTAGGCCGCTTGGATAAGAGAATGGATGTGTTTCTGGAAAACAGATCCGATGTGGGGGCGAAGTTAAACCGCATTGAGTTGGCGCAATCCCGTTTGGAAGATATCAACGTAAATCTTCAATCCCTCCAATCGAAAACAGAGGACGCTGATATTTCCGAGGTCATTACAAACCTGAAAACGGATGAAAATGTGTACCAAGCATCTCTTTCCGTAGGCGCTAAAATTATCAGCGCAAGCCTGGTAGACTTCCTGAGATAG
- a CDS encoding DUF6470 family protein gives MNIPRIQIHQQFAQIGIDAELGQQSIKQPQATLDMNIELPKVQIDAEDGKLSIDQSKAFEGLGHGPFLQVMSQLYTRSANIGLQGIAKIVADGNRMAQITNPTNAFAELAKNAAFDSLEYRPLGTPSYDNVDVHYEPGPLDINLQQGSINLQTHPNRPEYHYYRGKFDVYLLQKADIDIIPPRISERI, from the coding sequence GTGAATATCCCTCGAATCCAGATTCATCAGCAGTTTGCACAAATAGGTATTGATGCAGAGCTGGGGCAACAAAGCATCAAGCAGCCGCAAGCAACGCTTGATATGAATATCGAATTGCCCAAAGTACAGATCGATGCCGAGGACGGAAAATTGAGCATTGATCAAAGCAAAGCTTTTGAAGGTCTGGGACATGGGCCGTTTCTGCAAGTAATGAGCCAACTTTATACCCGGTCCGCCAATATCGGATTGCAAGGGATCGCTAAAATTGTTGCCGACGGTAACCGCATGGCACAAATAACCAACCCGACCAATGCGTTTGCGGAGCTCGCCAAGAATGCGGCATTTGATTCTCTTGAATATCGCCCTCTAGGCACACCTTCTTACGATAATGTGGACGTTCATTATGAGCCTGGACCGCTTGATATTAACTTGCAGCAAGGCAGCATCAACTTGCAAACCCATCCTAATCGTCCGGAATATCATTATTATCGCGGCAAATTTGACGTATATTTGCTTCAGAAAGCTGACATCGATATTATACCTCCCCGGATCAGTGAAAGAATCTAA
- the fliW gene encoding flagellar assembly protein FliW produces MIKLETSLFGEMEISDDKIIYFPSGIPGFEDMERFTIIEPDPSIPFSYLQSVQNGELQFILVDPFVCFSGYEIEIPEAVQEELQIQSFEELVIRSIVSVQDKLDKATANLLAPIVINVKKMIGKQVVLHDSVFTTRHNLFVPSVSE; encoded by the coding sequence TTGATCAAATTAGAAACCTCGTTATTTGGTGAGATGGAAATTTCCGACGATAAGATTATTTATTTTCCGAGTGGCATTCCGGGCTTTGAAGATATGGAGAGGTTCACCATCATTGAACCCGATCCCAGCATTCCTTTTTCTTATCTGCAATCTGTTCAAAATGGAGAATTGCAATTCATTTTAGTGGATCCGTTTGTCTGCTTCAGCGGATACGAAATTGAAATACCGGAAGCCGTACAGGAGGAGCTCCAAATACAAAGTTTCGAGGAACTGGTCATTCGATCGATCGTTTCTGTCCAAGATAAACTTGATAAGGCTACGGCTAATCTTCTGGCCCCTATTGTCATTAATGTTAAAAAGATGATCGGCAAACAGGTCGTTCTTCACGATTCCGTTTTTACGACCCGGCATAATTTATTTGTACCATCCGTTTCGGAATAA